One region of Primulina tabacum isolate GXHZ01 chromosome 17, ASM2559414v2, whole genome shotgun sequence genomic DNA includes:
- the LOC142531903 gene encoding uncharacterized protein LOC142531903, translating into MEEPKPFQETRKRTVEQFQESPCYKMHVVLKDLRPHFIQVLMTPDFHNCDAADKIREGMKVMMDLYQEIAADSSPLEKCSTVPNDSSGDTRDGQKPVELQENAKSAENIPLDGEGPTIISDHQDQGTYIVGGSAFGWNFVTFIGNKSVYYGRTKESFRAANPKLDVNE; encoded by the exons ATGGAGGAGCCAAAACCTTTTCAGGAAACCAGGAAGAGAACCGTAGAACAGTTTCAGGAATCCCCTTGTTACAAGATGCATGTTGTTCTCAAAGATCTTCGACCCCATTTCATTCAG GTGCTCATGACTCCGGATTTTCATAATTGTGATGCCGCTGATAAAATCCGTGAAG GGATGAAAGTTATGATGGATCTGTACCAAGAAATTGCAGCAGATTCTTCTCCCCTGGAAAAGTGTAGTACCGTGCCAAATGATTCGTCTGGTGACACTCGCGATGGACAAAAGCCTGTGGAACTCCAAGAAAATGCAAAATCGGCTGAAAACATTCCTCTTGATGGGGAAGGCCCGACCATAATCTCCGATCATCAGGACCAAGGTACATACATTGTTGGTGGTTCGGCTTTTGGTTGGAATTTCGTCACATTCATAGGCAACAAATCTGTGTATTACGGCCGAACAAAGGAGTCTTTTCGTGCTGCAAATCCCAAGCTCGATGTCAACGAATGA